A single region of the Procambarus clarkii isolate CNS0578487 chromosome 94, FALCON_Pclarkii_2.0, whole genome shotgun sequence genome encodes:
- the LOC123747424 gene encoding transcription factor ets-4 isoform X2: MAQGCLPDDLLSLDLDDWDNEFYESEEEGGAPCSTMFHYCPVHTWKREHVRGWVFSVCQENNIDADHLGGFGGFTGPQLLNMTQEQFREVNPLHGKLFYDRLHRLVRTTSSYSGYDCQPQLTLENTSGSASNSATYYELQPKAATHPQENWSNCYPYYEYQPEHYSCTRGYSTPTSDVKDESVEDRTLDMFDRLHVNRKDSYREDCLSVSSGGGYSLPGATGCGFSSHGTCGVYSPAGATDCGYSSEATGIGYSVPGVTPPPSSTHLSQFSSCQAKNRRGRGDRGPKLWEFLLDLLKDPTCNPSIIRWENEEEHIFRLTNQHEVAQRWGQRRPKDGSLPYDYFARALRYHYKSGMLVSVPERKLVYKFGPRVFEERR; encoded by the exons ATGGCCCAGGGATGTTTGCCTGACGACTTACTCAGTCTAGATCTCGACGA CTGGGATAACGAGTTCTacgagagtgaggaggaagggggggcgcCTTGCAGCACTATGTTCCATTACTGCCCCGTCCACACCTGGAAGAGAGAG CACGTGCGCGGGTGGGTGTTCTCTGTGTGCCAGGAGAACAACATCGACGCTGACCACCTGGGGGGCTTCGGGGGCTTCACGGGACCCCAGCTGCTGAACATGACTCAGGAGCAGTTCCGTGAGGTCAATCCTCTCCACGGTAAACTGTTCTACGACCGTCTTCACCGCTTGGTCCGCACCACTAGTTCCTATA GTGGGTACGACTGCCAGCCACAGCTAACTCTGGAGAACACGTCCGGCAGCGCCTCCAACAGCGCCACCTACTACGAACTACAGCCCAAAGCCGCTACCCATCCCCAAGAGAACTGGAGCAACTGCTACCCATATTACGAGTACCAGCCTGAGCATTACTCCTGTACTCGAGGATACTCCACGCCGACTTCAGATGTCAAGGACGAGTCCGTAGAAGACCGTACTTTGGATATGTTCGACAGGTTGCACGTGAATCGCAAGGACAGCTACAGAGAGGACTGCCTCTCAGTCAGCAGTGGTGGCGGGTATTCTCTTCCAGGAGCAACGGGTTGCGGGTTTTCTTCTCACGGAACGTGCGGTGTGTATTCACCAGCCGGAGCGACGGATTGCGGGTATTCGTCCGAGGCGACGGGTATTGGGTATTCTGTGCCCGGAGTGACcccgcccccctcctccacccaccTATCACAATTTTCATCCTGCCAAGCTAAAAACAGAA GAGGACGTGGAGATCGAGGCCCTAAGCTGTGGGAGTTCCTGCTGGACCTGTTGAAGGACCCGACCTGTAACCCGAGCATCATCCGCTGGGAGAATGAAGAGGAGCACATCTTCCGGCTCACCAACCAGCACGAGGTGGCTCAGCGATGGGGCCAGCGCCGACCTAAGGATGGCTCTCTGCCTTATGATTACTTTGCTCGCGCTCTCAG GTACCATTACAAGTCCGGAATGTTGGTCTCCGTTCCGGAAAGGAAGCTGGTGTACAAGTTTGGGCCCCGAGTGTTCGAAGAGAGACGATGA
- the LOC123747424 gene encoding transcription factor ets-4 isoform X1, giving the protein MAQGCLPDDLLSLDLDECRISGPYSWDNEFYESEEEGGAPCSTMFHYCPVHTWKREHVRGWVFSVCQENNIDADHLGGFGGFTGPQLLNMTQEQFREVNPLHGKLFYDRLHRLVRTTSSYSGYDCQPQLTLENTSGSASNSATYYELQPKAATHPQENWSNCYPYYEYQPEHYSCTRGYSTPTSDVKDESVEDRTLDMFDRLHVNRKDSYREDCLSVSSGGGYSLPGATGCGFSSHGTCGVYSPAGATDCGYSSEATGIGYSVPGVTPPPSSTHLSQFSSCQAKNRRGRGDRGPKLWEFLLDLLKDPTCNPSIIRWENEEEHIFRLTNQHEVAQRWGQRRPKDGSLPYDYFARALRYHYKSGMLVSVPERKLVYKFGPRVFEERR; this is encoded by the exons ATGGCCCAGGGATGTTTGCCTGACGACTTACTCAGTCTAGATCTCGACGA ATGTCGCATCTCTGGCCCTTACAGCTGGGATAACGAGTTCTacgagagtgaggaggaagggggggcgcCTTGCAGCACTATGTTCCATTACTGCCCCGTCCACACCTGGAAGAGAGAG CACGTGCGCGGGTGGGTGTTCTCTGTGTGCCAGGAGAACAACATCGACGCTGACCACCTGGGGGGCTTCGGGGGCTTCACGGGACCCCAGCTGCTGAACATGACTCAGGAGCAGTTCCGTGAGGTCAATCCTCTCCACGGTAAACTGTTCTACGACCGTCTTCACCGCTTGGTCCGCACCACTAGTTCCTATA GTGGGTACGACTGCCAGCCACAGCTAACTCTGGAGAACACGTCCGGCAGCGCCTCCAACAGCGCCACCTACTACGAACTACAGCCCAAAGCCGCTACCCATCCCCAAGAGAACTGGAGCAACTGCTACCCATATTACGAGTACCAGCCTGAGCATTACTCCTGTACTCGAGGATACTCCACGCCGACTTCAGATGTCAAGGACGAGTCCGTAGAAGACCGTACTTTGGATATGTTCGACAGGTTGCACGTGAATCGCAAGGACAGCTACAGAGAGGACTGCCTCTCAGTCAGCAGTGGTGGCGGGTATTCTCTTCCAGGAGCAACGGGTTGCGGGTTTTCTTCTCACGGAACGTGCGGTGTGTATTCACCAGCCGGAGCGACGGATTGCGGGTATTCGTCCGAGGCGACGGGTATTGGGTATTCTGTGCCCGGAGTGACcccgcccccctcctccacccaccTATCACAATTTTCATCCTGCCAAGCTAAAAACAGAA GAGGACGTGGAGATCGAGGCCCTAAGCTGTGGGAGTTCCTGCTGGACCTGTTGAAGGACCCGACCTGTAACCCGAGCATCATCCGCTGGGAGAATGAAGAGGAGCACATCTTCCGGCTCACCAACCAGCACGAGGTGGCTCAGCGATGGGGCCAGCGCCGACCTAAGGATGGCTCTCTGCCTTATGATTACTTTGCTCGCGCTCTCAG GTACCATTACAAGTCCGGAATGTTGGTCTCCGTTCCGGAAAGGAAGCTGGTGTACAAGTTTGGGCCCCGAGTGTTCGAAGAGAGACGATGA
- the LOC123747424 gene encoding transcription factor ets-4 isoform X3 — protein MFHYCPVHTWKREHVRGWVFSVCQENNIDADHLGGFGGFTGPQLLNMTQEQFREVNPLHGKLFYDRLHRLVRTTSSYSGYDCQPQLTLENTSGSASNSATYYELQPKAATHPQENWSNCYPYYEYQPEHYSCTRGYSTPTSDVKDESVEDRTLDMFDRLHVNRKDSYREDCLSVSSGGGYSLPGATGCGFSSHGTCGVYSPAGATDCGYSSEATGIGYSVPGVTPPPSSTHLSQFSSCQAKNRRGRGDRGPKLWEFLLDLLKDPTCNPSIIRWENEEEHIFRLTNQHEVAQRWGQRRPKDGSLPYDYFARALRYHYKSGMLVSVPERKLVYKFGPRVFEERR, from the exons ATGTTCCATTACTGCCCCGTCCACACCTGGAAGAGAGAG CACGTGCGCGGGTGGGTGTTCTCTGTGTGCCAGGAGAACAACATCGACGCTGACCACCTGGGGGGCTTCGGGGGCTTCACGGGACCCCAGCTGCTGAACATGACTCAGGAGCAGTTCCGTGAGGTCAATCCTCTCCACGGTAAACTGTTCTACGACCGTCTTCACCGCTTGGTCCGCACCACTAGTTCCTATA GTGGGTACGACTGCCAGCCACAGCTAACTCTGGAGAACACGTCCGGCAGCGCCTCCAACAGCGCCACCTACTACGAACTACAGCCCAAAGCCGCTACCCATCCCCAAGAGAACTGGAGCAACTGCTACCCATATTACGAGTACCAGCCTGAGCATTACTCCTGTACTCGAGGATACTCCACGCCGACTTCAGATGTCAAGGACGAGTCCGTAGAAGACCGTACTTTGGATATGTTCGACAGGTTGCACGTGAATCGCAAGGACAGCTACAGAGAGGACTGCCTCTCAGTCAGCAGTGGTGGCGGGTATTCTCTTCCAGGAGCAACGGGTTGCGGGTTTTCTTCTCACGGAACGTGCGGTGTGTATTCACCAGCCGGAGCGACGGATTGCGGGTATTCGTCCGAGGCGACGGGTATTGGGTATTCTGTGCCCGGAGTGACcccgcccccctcctccacccaccTATCACAATTTTCATCCTGCCAAGCTAAAAACAGAA GAGGACGTGGAGATCGAGGCCCTAAGCTGTGGGAGTTCCTGCTGGACCTGTTGAAGGACCCGACCTGTAACCCGAGCATCATCCGCTGGGAGAATGAAGAGGAGCACATCTTCCGGCTCACCAACCAGCACGAGGTGGCTCAGCGATGGGGCCAGCGCCGACCTAAGGATGGCTCTCTGCCTTATGATTACTTTGCTCGCGCTCTCAG GTACCATTACAAGTCCGGAATGTTGGTCTCCGTTCCGGAAAGGAAGCTGGTGTACAAGTTTGGGCCCCGAGTGTTCGAAGAGAGACGATGA